One segment of Phaeacidiphilus oryzae TH49 DNA contains the following:
- a CDS encoding response regulator, translating to MRVVVAEDAAVVREGLVQILRDRDLDVVAAVGDADALVAAVEELRPDAVVADIRMPPTHRDDGLRAALELRERHPELGVLLFSQYVETRYADRLAGGPSGLAGLGYLLKERVVDIDEFVAALRRVAAGGTALDPEVVAQLLAARRAAETLSALTGREREVLSAMAEGRTNGGIAESLGVSRRAVEKHTAAIFDKLGLPRTESQHRRVLAVLHYLDRLG from the coding sequence CTGCGGGTGGTCGTCGCCGAGGACGCGGCCGTGGTCCGCGAGGGCCTGGTGCAGATCCTCCGCGACCGCGACCTGGACGTGGTCGCCGCCGTCGGCGACGCAGACGCGCTGGTCGCCGCCGTCGAGGAGCTGCGCCCGGACGCGGTGGTGGCCGACATCCGGATGCCGCCGACCCACCGGGACGACGGCCTGCGGGCCGCGCTGGAACTCCGCGAGCGCCACCCCGAGCTCGGCGTCCTCCTCTTCTCCCAGTACGTCGAGACCCGGTACGCCGACCGGCTGGCAGGCGGGCCCAGCGGGCTGGCCGGGCTCGGCTACCTCCTCAAGGAACGCGTCGTGGACATCGACGAGTTCGTGGCCGCGCTGCGCCGGGTGGCGGCCGGCGGCACGGCGCTCGACCCGGAGGTGGTCGCCCAGCTGCTGGCCGCCCGCCGGGCCGCCGAGACCCTCTCCGCGCTCACCGGGCGGGAGCGCGAGGTCCTCTCCGCGATGGCCGAGGGCCGCACCAACGGCGGGATCGCGGAGTCCCTCGGCGTCTCCCGGCGGGCGGTGGAGAAGCACACGGCGGCGATCTTCGACAAGCTCGGCCTCCCCCGCACCGAGTCGCAGCACCGCCGGGTCCTGGCGGTGCTGCACTACCTCGACCGGCTCGGCTGA
- a CDS encoding NADH:flavin oxidoreductase yields the protein MTVTESPASRAADLLSRPFVLNGLTIPNRIAMAPMTRMFSPGGIPGEDVRSYYSRRAGAGVGLIITEGTYVGHDSAGESDRVPRFHGEEQLAGWAKVAEDVHAAGGTIVPQLWHIGMTRKPGSAPFPEAPVVGPSGIRVDGTENAGKAMTQRDLDDVIGAFAQSAAAAERIGFDGVELHGAHGYLVDQFLWERTNRRTDAYGGDPVSRTKFAAEIAAAVRETVSPDFPVIFRYSQWKQEAYDARLADTPEQLEALLTPLAAAGVDAFHASTRRYWIPEFEGSDLNLAGWTKKLTGKPAITVGSVGLDGDFLSAFAGQDSPLKGIENLLDRLERDEFDLVAVGRALLQDPEWAAKVLSGRLDELQPYDAASLKTLS from the coding sequence ATGACCGTCACCGAGTCCCCGGCCTCCCGCGCGGCCGACCTCCTCTCCCGGCCGTTCGTCCTCAACGGGCTGACCATCCCCAACCGGATCGCCATGGCGCCCATGACCCGGATGTTCTCCCCCGGCGGCATCCCCGGCGAGGACGTGCGGTCGTACTACTCGCGGCGGGCCGGCGCCGGCGTCGGGCTGATCATCACCGAGGGCACCTACGTCGGCCACGACTCCGCCGGCGAGAGCGACCGCGTGCCGCGCTTCCACGGTGAGGAGCAGCTGGCCGGCTGGGCGAAGGTGGCCGAGGACGTCCACGCGGCCGGCGGCACGATCGTCCCGCAGCTGTGGCACATCGGCATGACCCGCAAGCCCGGCTCCGCGCCCTTCCCGGAGGCCCCCGTGGTCGGTCCCTCCGGCATCCGGGTGGACGGCACCGAGAACGCCGGCAAGGCGATGACCCAGCGCGACCTGGACGACGTGATCGGCGCCTTCGCGCAGTCCGCCGCCGCGGCCGAGCGGATCGGCTTCGACGGCGTCGAGCTGCACGGCGCGCACGGCTACCTGGTCGACCAGTTCCTCTGGGAGCGGACCAACCGGCGGACCGACGCCTACGGCGGCGACCCGGTCTCCCGGACCAAGTTCGCCGCCGAGATCGCGGCCGCGGTCCGCGAGACGGTCTCCCCGGACTTCCCGGTGATCTTCCGGTACTCGCAGTGGAAGCAGGAGGCGTACGACGCCCGGCTGGCCGACACCCCGGAGCAGCTGGAGGCCCTGCTGACGCCGCTCGCCGCGGCCGGCGTGGACGCCTTCCACGCCTCCACCCGCCGCTACTGGATCCCCGAGTTCGAGGGTTCCGACCTCAACCTGGCCGGCTGGACCAAGAAGCTCACCGGCAAGCCGGCCATCACGGTGGGCTCGGTCGGCCTGGACGGCGACTTCCTCAGCGCCTTCGCCGGCCAGGACTCGCCGCTGAAGGGCATCGAGAACCTCCTCGACCGGCTGGAGCGCGACGAGTTCGACCTGGTCGCGGTCGGCCGCGCGCTGCTGCAGGACCCGGAGTGGGCGGCGAAGGTGCTCTCCGGCCGCCTCGACGAGCTGCAGCCGTACGACGCCGCCTCGCTCAAGACCCTCAGCTGA
- a CDS encoding GNAT family N-acetyltransferase encodes MVIEVRTARDGEREELRRLTDLAFAVRPKPFDEAEDRSRGPLERRLVAVDQEDGGRPVGHWLMHEAGQWFGGRRVPMAAVAGVAVHPTRRSGGIGGRLVGAALPAMRERGEAISSLYPMNHTFYRRFGWESAGDHPLLELPMRELLDLPRPSRRLLVRETSEADLPALRRLHDRIGRTESGNLAYGPHLAFRRLLGHPGLSEGYLVESDGEITGLVVLQHEEPRGEAEFYSLTVSNLLATDLDSELTLWQLVAGHHPVARTVRFALAPHVALPVLLGERGARPVGRGFGFMTRLVDAPAAVAARGYRPEADAELSLEIADPHAPWNAGPYVLRVKGGDGVLEPGGPGRVRLTIGTLASLYTGWADPVTTARLGRLPGADEADLAALGAVFGGRTPWSRDFF; translated from the coding sequence ATGGTGATCGAGGTGCGGACGGCCCGGGACGGCGAGCGCGAGGAACTCAGGCGGCTGACCGATCTGGCGTTCGCGGTGCGCCCCAAGCCCTTCGACGAGGCGGAGGACCGCAGCCGCGGTCCCCTGGAGCGGCGGCTGGTCGCCGTCGACCAGGAGGACGGCGGGCGCCCGGTCGGCCACTGGCTGATGCACGAGGCAGGGCAGTGGTTCGGCGGGCGCCGGGTGCCGATGGCCGCCGTCGCCGGGGTCGCCGTCCACCCCACCCGCCGCTCGGGGGGCATAGGCGGCCGGCTGGTCGGCGCCGCCCTGCCGGCGATGCGGGAGCGGGGAGAGGCCATCTCCTCGCTGTATCCGATGAACCACACCTTCTACCGCCGGTTCGGCTGGGAGTCGGCCGGCGACCACCCGCTGCTGGAACTGCCGATGCGGGAGCTCCTCGACCTGCCGCGGCCAAGCCGGCGCCTGCTGGTGCGCGAGACCTCGGAGGCGGACCTCCCCGCGCTGCGCCGGCTCCACGACCGGATCGGCCGCACCGAGTCCGGCAACCTCGCCTACGGCCCCCACCTCGCCTTCCGCAGGTTGCTCGGCCACCCGGGCCTCAGCGAGGGCTACCTCGTCGAGTCCGACGGCGAGATCACCGGGCTGGTCGTCCTCCAGCACGAGGAGCCGCGCGGCGAGGCCGAATTCTACTCGCTGACCGTCAGCAACCTCCTCGCCACCGACCTGGACAGCGAGTTGACGCTGTGGCAGCTGGTGGCCGGCCACCACCCGGTGGCCCGGACCGTCCGCTTCGCCCTCGCCCCGCACGTCGCCCTCCCGGTGCTGCTCGGCGAGCGCGGAGCGCGTCCGGTGGGCCGCGGGTTCGGCTTCATGACCCGGCTGGTCGACGCGCCCGCGGCGGTGGCGGCCCGCGGCTACCGGCCGGAGGCCGACGCCGAGCTGTCGCTGGAGATCGCCGACCCCCACGCGCCGTGGAACGCGGGCCCGTACGTCCTGCGGGTCAAGGGCGGCGACGGCGTACTAGAGCCGGGCGGCCCGGGCCGGGTCCGGCTGACCATCGGCACCCTCGCCTCGCTCTACACCGGCTGGGCGGATCCCGTCACCACCGCCCGCCTGGGCCGCCTGCCCGGCGCCGACGAGGCCGACCTCGCCGCGCTGGGCGCGGTGTTCGGCGGCCGCACGCCCTGGTCCCGCGACTTCTTCTGA
- a CDS encoding dihydrofolate reductase family protein, producing MSRVRVHNLSVSLDGFATGAGQRLDAPFGHAGTRLHEWFFPTRTFRAMQGEAEGTAGVDDVFAAALTPGIGAEIMGRNKFGPQRGPWEDHEWRGWWGPNPPFHTPVFVLTHHPRPSLEMEGGTTFHFIDATPKEALRRAREAAGGLDVRIGGGPTTVREFLAEDLVDHLHVAVVPIVLGRGERLWDGLEGLEERFEVESVATPGGVTHLTFTRSR from the coding sequence ATGTCCCGTGTCAGAGTCCACAACCTGTCCGTCTCCCTCGACGGCTTCGCCACCGGCGCGGGCCAGCGGCTGGACGCGCCGTTCGGGCACGCCGGCACGCGGCTCCACGAGTGGTTCTTCCCCACCCGCACCTTCCGGGCGATGCAGGGCGAGGCGGAGGGGACCGCGGGCGTCGACGACGTGTTCGCCGCCGCCCTCACCCCGGGCATCGGGGCCGAGATCATGGGCCGCAACAAGTTCGGCCCGCAGCGCGGCCCGTGGGAGGACCACGAGTGGCGCGGCTGGTGGGGGCCCAACCCGCCGTTCCACACCCCCGTGTTCGTGCTGACCCACCATCCCCGCCCCTCGCTGGAGATGGAGGGCGGCACCACGTTCCACTTCATCGACGCCACGCCGAAGGAGGCGCTGCGCCGGGCCCGTGAGGCGGCCGGCGGGCTGGACGTCAGGATCGGCGGCGGGCCGACGACGGTCCGCGAGTTCCTCGCCGAGGACCTGGTGGACCACCTCCACGTGGCCGTGGTGCCGATCGTCCTGGGTCGCGGTGAGCGGCTGTGGGACGGGCTCGAAGGGCTGGAGGAGCGCTTCGAGGTCGAGTCGGTGGCGACGCCCGGCGGGGTGACCCACCTGACCTTCACCCGATCGCGCTGA
- a CDS encoding NAD(P)-dependent oxidoreductase — MRITVFGASGPTGRLLTEQALAAGHRVAAVTRRTGSFPLRHDHLEVVGADVLDPVAVDTAVEGRDAVLSTLGVPPGREPIRTYSQGVAHIIEAMARHRVRRLGVVSSSGVDPHPYPDAGFLFNRLLLPYVTRVAGRTLYADMRRMEALVRASDLDWTIVRPGGLYHLPAVTAYTVVEGHPDGRFTSRADLAASLLALLDGDRYVRRTVGVVTTADNPTLLRWLRHEALGTR, encoded by the coding sequence ATGCGCATCACCGTCTTCGGGGCCAGCGGGCCCACCGGACGCCTGCTCACCGAGCAGGCGCTCGCCGCCGGGCACCGGGTCGCCGCGGTCACCCGCCGGACCGGGTCCTTCCCGCTCCGGCACGACCATCTCGAAGTCGTCGGGGCGGACGTCCTCGATCCGGTGGCCGTCGACACCGCCGTCGAGGGGCGGGACGCGGTGCTGTCCACTCTGGGGGTGCCCCCGGGCAGAGAGCCGATCCGCACCTACTCGCAGGGCGTCGCCCACATCATCGAGGCGATGGCGCGCCATCGGGTGCGCCGGCTCGGGGTGGTCAGTTCGAGCGGCGTGGACCCCCACCCGTACCCGGACGCCGGGTTCCTCTTCAACCGGCTGCTCCTTCCCTATGTGACGCGGGTGGCGGGCCGCACCCTCTATGCGGACATGCGGCGGATGGAGGCCCTGGTCCGGGCCAGCGACCTGGACTGGACGATCGTGCGCCCGGGCGGGCTCTACCACCTGCCGGCGGTGACCGCCTACACCGTCGTGGAGGGCCACCCGGACGGCCGGTTCACCTCCCGCGCGGACCTGGCGGCGAGCCTGCTGGCGCTGCTGGACGGGGACCGGTACGTCCGCCGCACGGTCGGCGTCGTCACCACCGCAGACAACCCCACGCTGCTGCGGTGGCTCCGCCACGAGGCGCTGGGCACGCGCTGA
- a CDS encoding DUF4232 domain-containing protein encodes MHPLASKVAVLALAASAALPLTACDVLGSGTMAGGAGQGTRPVPAGACRTSDLAFSKSAGQSADTLRIDLKNTGTGGCWLRGTLKALLEGPGDEEQAASTQVGRPTRLTLRPGGSTGFLVRFKQSTSGDAWTFTSLLIYPPHETTPSPALAVTVHGDPNDPSTITITPTGPNSSRP; translated from the coding sequence ATGCACCCGCTCGCCTCGAAGGTCGCGGTCCTGGCCCTCGCCGCCTCGGCGGCGCTGCCGCTCACCGCCTGTGACGTGCTCGGCAGCGGCACCATGGCGGGCGGTGCCGGACAGGGGACGCGCCCGGTGCCGGCCGGAGCCTGCCGGACCTCGGACCTGGCCTTCAGCAAGTCGGCGGGTCAGTCCGCGGACACCCTGCGGATCGACCTGAAGAACACCGGCACCGGCGGCTGCTGGCTCCGCGGCACGCTCAAGGCCCTGCTGGAGGGCCCGGGCGACGAGGAGCAGGCGGCCAGCACACAGGTGGGCAGGCCGACGCGGCTGACCCTACGGCCCGGCGGAAGCACCGGCTTCCTCGTCCGCTTCAAGCAGAGCACCAGCGGCGACGCCTGGACCTTCACCAGCCTCCTCATCTACCCGCCCCACGAGACCACCCCCTCCCCGGCGCTCGCCGTCACCGTCCACGGCGACCCCAACGACCCCTCCACGATCACCATCACCCCGACGGGCCCGAACAGCAGCCGTCCGTGA
- a CDS encoding helix-turn-helix domain-containing protein has protein sequence MTAKWSDVKAQAEAVMEANGTLRTPEQKAADQAHLQAVVRAYHLAEIRKEQHLTQTQVAAAMGTGQNNVSRLERGELGCTEVDTLRRYVEALGGRLRIIADFGDRQYDAASC, from the coding sequence ATGACCGCGAAGTGGAGCGACGTCAAGGCTCAGGCTGAGGCCGTCATGGAGGCGAACGGCACCCTTCGGACACCGGAGCAGAAGGCTGCCGACCAGGCGCATCTGCAGGCAGTCGTTCGTGCCTACCACCTTGCCGAGATCCGCAAGGAGCAGCACCTGACCCAGACTCAGGTTGCCGCGGCCATGGGGACGGGGCAGAACAATGTCTCCCGCCTGGAGCGCGGCGAGCTTGGCTGTACCGAGGTCGACACCCTGCGCCGCTACGTAGAGGCGCTGGGCGGCCGTCTGCGCATCATCGCGGACTTCGGCGACCGCCAGTACGACGCTGCATCCTGCTGA
- a CDS encoding phosphoglycerate mutase family protein, whose product MVPVAAPDWEIAIARNGATAWTEAGRFTSHADICLSRDGWCQAEQVANSLRQPASEVIVASDLGRARCTAQAIARAAVPRRWSPGSLFPSTAARVLRSRLAPQRHDV is encoded by the coding sequence GTGGTGCCGGTGGCCGCACCTGACTGGGAGATCGCCATCGCCCGGAACGGCGCCACCGCCTGGACCGAGGCCGGACGGTTCACCAGCCACGCCGACATCTGCCTGTCCCGCGACGGATGGTGCCAGGCTGAGCAGGTGGCGAACTCGCTGCGCCAACCGGCCTCGGAGGTCATCGTCGCCAGCGACCTTGGCCGAGCCCGGTGTACCGCTCAGGCAATCGCCCGCGCTGCAGTTCCCCGAAGGTGGAGCCCCGGGAGTCTCTTTCCAAGCACTGCCGCACGGGTGCTGCGTTCACGTCTGGCGCCGCAGCGCCACGACGTGTAA
- a CDS encoding SDR family oxidoreductase, whose protein sequence is MDLQLAGRAFFVTGGSRGIGRGIVELLLTEGALVATCARDAARLERVRSSLPRDQRGRLLVQSADVRDAVAVSHAVDLAEQRFGRLDGVVANAGAGAFGSALDTPESTWNDQFEVKVGSVLNLVRPALKFLTQSDAARILVINGITAHAPEADMAAVSATRAAVASLTRSLALELAPSGVLVNAISLGAIVTDRQRDRYSAAETSQTYAEWCDAEALRRGVPLGRLGDAHEVAPAAALLLSPLASYVTGSSLDISGGAGGRT, encoded by the coding sequence GTGGACCTTCAACTCGCCGGACGCGCCTTCTTCGTGACGGGAGGCAGCCGCGGCATCGGACGAGGGATCGTCGAGTTGCTCCTGACCGAAGGCGCCCTGGTCGCCACCTGTGCCCGCGATGCCGCCAGGCTGGAGCGCGTCCGCTCCTCGCTGCCGCGCGACCAGCGTGGGCGCCTCCTCGTCCAGTCGGCCGATGTTCGTGACGCGGTGGCCGTCAGCCACGCCGTCGACCTGGCCGAACAGCGATTCGGCCGGCTGGACGGGGTGGTGGCCAACGCCGGAGCAGGCGCCTTCGGCAGCGCGTTGGACACCCCCGAGTCGACCTGGAACGACCAGTTCGAGGTGAAGGTGGGCTCGGTCCTCAATCTCGTCCGACCCGCACTGAAATTCCTGACGCAGTCCGACGCCGCACGCATCCTCGTCATCAACGGCATCACCGCGCACGCACCCGAAGCGGACATGGCAGCAGTGAGCGCGACTCGCGCCGCCGTCGCGAGTCTGACCCGTTCCCTGGCCCTCGAACTCGCGCCATCGGGGGTACTCGTCAACGCGATCAGCCTGGGCGCGATCGTCACCGACCGCCAGCGTGACCGCTACTCCGCCGCGGAAACCTCGCAGACCTACGCCGAGTGGTGCGATGCGGAGGCCCTCCGCAGAGGAGTGCCCTTGGGGCGACTCGGGGACGCTCACGAGGTGGCGCCAGCAGCCGCACTCCTGCTGTCACCGCTGGCTTCCTACGTGACGGGAAGCTCGCTGGATATCTCGGGTGGTGCCGGTGGCCGCACCTGA
- a CDS encoding DNA polymerase III subunit gamma and tau produces the protein MSLALYRRYRPETFAEVIGQEHVTGPLQQALRNNRVNHAYLFSGPRGCGKTTSARILARCLNCEQGPTPTPCGECQSCRDLARGGPGSIDVIEIDAASHGNVDDTRDLREKAFFGPASSRYKIYIIDEAHMVSTAGFNALLKVVEEPPEHLKFIFATTEPEKVIGTIRSRTHHYPFRLVPPATLREYLQDVCGREEIVVEDGVFPLVVRAGAGSVRDSMSVMDQLLAGAGEEGVTYGMATALLGYTDAALLDEVVEAFAAQDGGAVFQLVERVVDGGHDPRRFVADLLERLRDLVVLSSVPDAGEKGLIDAPADRIEVMERQARAFGPAELSRAADLVNTGLAEMRGATSPRLQLELICARVLLPAAFQDEQSLQTRLEKLERRIALGGAVVGGGGMPGGATAVSAVGPGALETAPAAETAPVAQSSSTAPGPAASSSPSPFPSTSSTPAPAPASQPAAPGSGGGQGASVPGPVAPEAPEGASASAGLGAAPGPSAGRGRWRGASGPEPRRRRPPRRRRPGRPGPLRRPRNRRPRRRPRRRSGSSRRPSSRRPRRRPRRRSGSSRRPSGRRRRPPPPRPGTRRPVRRRCGRCGRSCWRRSRAAAG, from the coding sequence GTGTCGCTCGCTCTCTATCGCCGCTACCGTCCTGAGACCTTCGCCGAGGTGATCGGGCAGGAGCACGTCACCGGTCCGCTCCAGCAGGCGCTGCGCAACAACCGGGTCAATCACGCGTACCTGTTCAGCGGGCCGCGGGGGTGTGGGAAGACGACGAGCGCCCGGATCCTGGCGCGGTGCCTCAACTGCGAGCAGGGGCCGACGCCCACGCCCTGCGGGGAGTGCCAGTCCTGCCGCGACCTGGCCCGCGGCGGCCCCGGGTCGATCGACGTGATCGAGATCGACGCCGCCTCGCACGGAAACGTCGACGACACGCGCGACTTGAGGGAGAAGGCCTTCTTCGGCCCCGCGTCCAGTCGCTACAAGATCTACATCATCGACGAGGCCCACATGGTCTCGACGGCCGGCTTCAACGCCCTGCTGAAGGTCGTCGAGGAGCCGCCGGAGCATCTGAAGTTCATCTTCGCGACCACGGAGCCGGAGAAGGTGATCGGGACGATCCGGTCCCGGACCCACCACTACCCCTTCCGGCTGGTCCCGCCCGCGACCCTGCGCGAGTACCTCCAGGACGTCTGCGGGCGCGAGGAGATCGTGGTCGAGGACGGCGTCTTCCCGCTGGTGGTGCGGGCCGGCGCCGGTTCGGTCCGGGATTCGATGTCGGTGATGGACCAGCTGCTCGCGGGCGCCGGCGAGGAGGGCGTCACCTACGGGATGGCCACCGCCCTCCTCGGGTACACCGACGCCGCGCTGCTCGACGAGGTGGTGGAGGCGTTCGCCGCCCAGGACGGCGGCGCCGTCTTCCAGCTGGTCGAGCGGGTGGTGGACGGCGGGCACGACCCGCGCCGGTTCGTCGCCGACCTGCTGGAGCGGCTGCGCGACCTGGTGGTGCTGTCCAGCGTGCCGGACGCCGGCGAGAAGGGGCTGATCGACGCCCCGGCCGACCGCATCGAGGTGATGGAGCGGCAGGCGCGGGCCTTCGGCCCGGCCGAGCTCAGCCGTGCCGCGGACCTCGTCAACACCGGGCTCGCGGAGATGCGCGGGGCGACCTCGCCCCGGCTGCAGCTGGAGCTGATCTGCGCGCGGGTGCTGCTGCCGGCGGCCTTCCAGGACGAGCAGTCGCTGCAGACGCGGCTGGAGAAGCTGGAACGGCGGATCGCGCTGGGCGGGGCCGTCGTGGGCGGCGGCGGGATGCCCGGCGGGGCCACGGCCGTCTCGGCGGTGGGGCCGGGGGCGCTGGAGACGGCGCCGGCGGCGGAGACGGCGCCGGTCGCGCAGTCCTCGTCGACCGCACCGGGGCCTGCGGCCTCGTCGTCCCCTTCTCCCTTCCCCTCCACGTCGTCGACGCCGGCGCCGGCCCCGGCGTCCCAGCCGGCCGCGCCGGGGAGCGGGGGCGGGCAGGGGGCCTCCGTGCCCGGGCCGGTCGCGCCTGAGGCGCCGGAGGGGGCGTCGGCCTCGGCCGGCCTCGGGGCGGCGCCGGGGCCCAGCGCGGGGCGTGGCCGGTGGCGCGGAGCTTCGGGGCCGGAGCCCCGGCGGCGCAGACCGCCCCGGCGGCGCCGGCCGGGTCGGCCGGGCCCCCTTCGCAGGCCGCGCAACCGCCGGCCCAGGCGGCGCCCGCGCCGCAGGAGCGGCAGCAGCCGTCGGCCCAGCAGCCGCCGGCCCAGGCGGCGCCCGCGCCGCAGGAGCGGCAGCAGCCGTCGGCCCAGCGGCCGGCGCCGCAGGCCTCCGCCGCCCCGGCCGGGAACGCGCAGGCCGGTGCGGCGCAGGTGCGGCAGATGTGGCCGCAGCTGCTGGAGGCGGTCAAGGGCCGCCGCCGGGTGA
- a CDS encoding YbaB/EbfC family nucleoid-associated protein: protein MIPGGQPNMQQILQQAQQMQQDLVKAQQELAETKVTGSAGGELVKATVTGGGDLVGLVIDPAAVDPEDTETLADLVLAAVRDANAHAQKLQQERLGPLTQALGGGGSGIPGLPF, encoded by the coding sequence GTGATCCCCGGTGGCCAGCCCAATATGCAGCAGATCCTCCAGCAGGCGCAGCAGATGCAGCAGGACCTGGTCAAGGCGCAGCAGGAGCTCGCCGAGACCAAGGTCACCGGCTCGGCCGGCGGCGAGCTGGTCAAGGCGACCGTCACCGGCGGCGGCGACCTGGTCGGCCTGGTGATCGACCCGGCCGCGGTCGACCCGGAGGACACCGAGACCCTCGCCGACCTGGTGCTGGCCGCGGTGCGGGACGCCAACGCCCACGCGCAGAAGCTTCAGCAGGAGCGGCTCGGTCCGCTCACCCAGGCGCTGGGTGGCGGCGGCAGCGGGATCCCCGGGCTCCCGTTCTGA
- the recR gene encoding recombination mediator RecR, giving the protein MYEGVVQDLIDELGRLPGVGPKSAQRIAFHILQADPVDVRRLAHALTEVKEKVRFCTVCGNVSEAELCRVCQDPRRDPAVICVVEEPKDVVAIERTREFRGRYHVLGGAISPIEGVGPDDLRVRELMTRLADGEVNELILATDPNLEGEATATYLARLIKPMGLKVTRLASGLPVGGDLEYADEVTLGRAFEGRRLLDV; this is encoded by the coding sequence TTGTACGAGGGCGTGGTCCAGGACCTCATCGACGAGTTGGGCAGGCTGCCCGGCGTCGGTCCCAAGAGCGCGCAGCGGATCGCCTTCCACATCCTGCAGGCCGATCCGGTGGACGTGCGCCGGCTGGCGCACGCGCTGACCGAGGTCAAGGAGAAGGTGCGGTTCTGCACGGTGTGCGGGAACGTCTCCGAGGCCGAGCTCTGCCGGGTCTGCCAGGATCCCCGCCGCGATCCGGCCGTGATCTGCGTGGTCGAGGAGCCGAAGGACGTGGTGGCGATCGAGCGGACCCGCGAGTTCCGCGGCCGCTACCACGTGCTGGGCGGGGCGATCAGCCCGATCGAGGGTGTGGGCCCGGACGACCTGCGGGTACGCGAGCTGATGACCCGGTTGGCGGACGGCGAGGTGAACGAGCTGATCCTGGCCACCGACCCCAACCTCGAGGGCGAGGCCACCGCCACCTACCTGGCGCGGCTGATCAAGCCGATGGGGTTGAAGGTGACCCGGCTGGCCAGCGGCCTGCCGGTCGGGGGAGATCTGGAGTACGCCGACGAGGTCACCCTCGGCCGGGCCTTCGAAGGGAGACGACTGCTCGATGTCTGA
- a CDS encoding DUF5063 domain-containing protein: MSEPMTGTNTVTETDAATAEAATAGAVRGAPALPDEFAVQIADSVNSFVLSVSEIAKGDEPGSAISLLLLEVSQLLLTGGRLGAIEDVLPDDRYEPDTDRSEAEGEDELRERLAELLAPIDVYHEVFDPYGPAEERPNTFRISDDLAGVVSDLRHGLAHYQAGRVPEALWWWQFSYLANWGSTTTAVLRALHSLVAHVRLDSPILAAADGADIDDDGLTDDQLAEQAGAVMAAELGAGDADK; encoded by the coding sequence ATGTCTGAGCCGATGACTGGGACCAACACCGTCACGGAGACCGACGCCGCCACGGCCGAGGCGGCCACGGCGGGGGCGGTTCGCGGCGCGCCGGCGCTGCCGGACGAGTTCGCGGTCCAGATCGCGGACTCGGTGAACAGCTTCGTGCTGTCCGTGAGCGAGATCGCCAAGGGCGACGAGCCGGGCAGCGCGATCTCGCTGCTTCTCCTGGAGGTGTCCCAACTGCTGCTCACCGGTGGCCGGTTGGGCGCGATCGAGGACGTCCTGCCGGACGACAGGTATGAGCCGGACACCGACCGCAGCGAGGCCGAGGGCGAGGACGAGCTGCGTGAGCGGCTGGCCGAGCTGCTCGCGCCGATCGACGTCTACCACGAGGTCTTCGACCCGTACGGTCCGGCGGAGGAGCGGCCCAACACCTTCCGGATCTCCGACGACCTCGCCGGAGTCGTCTCCGACCTGCGGCACGGGCTCGCCCACTACCAGGCGGGCCGGGTCCCCGAGGCGCTCTGGTGGTGGCAGTTCTCCTACCTCGCCAACTGGGGCTCGACCACCACGGCCGTGCTGCGCGCCCTCCACTCGCTGGTCGCCCATGTCCGCCTGGACAGCCCCATCCTGGCCGCCGCGGACGGCGCCGACATCGACGACGACGGCCTCACCGACGACCAGCTCGCCGAGCAGGCGGGCGCGGTGATGGCCGCCGAACTCGGCGCGGGCGACGCGGACAAGTAG